The following are encoded together in the Terriglobales bacterium genome:
- a CDS encoding metallophosphoesterase, with product MPSRKQLIGFIAVIQSILFLAHFFLYETWTFSPEAGDVSGAFWIKLVLGLLSVSFVATSLLAFRYTNAVLRALYKASAVWLGLLSFLFLGAGGSWIVFGVTRLAGLDVNFHRIVEVLFGAAIAVGLYGVFNASWTRITRTTVRLANLPAAWRGRRAALISDLHLGHVRNGSFLRRMVAKILKEEPDAIFIAGDLYDGTAIDVRQAAEPLKELAAPQGVYFVAGNHEQFGDDSKYLDAVAASGVRVLSNEKVDVDGLQIIGVPYRNAVQHSRFASVLHAIGLDRNRPSILLTHAPDHPEVAEAAGVSLQLSGHTHLGQFIPWSWMARRMYRQFVYGLSRIGKMQVFTSSGAGTWGPPLRLGSNPEIVVLEFE from the coding sequence ATGCCGTCACGAAAGCAACTGATCGGTTTCATTGCAGTCATTCAGTCCATTCTGTTCTTGGCACATTTTTTCCTCTATGAGACGTGGACATTTTCGCCCGAGGCCGGCGACGTTTCCGGAGCATTCTGGATCAAGCTGGTCCTTGGCCTTTTGTCCGTGAGCTTTGTGGCCACCTCGCTACTCGCCTTTCGCTACACCAATGCTGTTTTGCGCGCTTTGTATAAGGCTTCTGCGGTATGGCTCGGCCTGTTGAGCTTTCTCTTCCTCGGGGCGGGCGGCTCCTGGATTGTTTTCGGAGTCACGCGGCTGGCCGGGCTCGATGTGAACTTTCATCGCATCGTGGAAGTGCTGTTCGGTGCTGCCATAGCGGTTGGACTCTACGGAGTTTTCAATGCAAGCTGGACGCGCATTACGCGAACCACCGTACGACTCGCGAACCTGCCGGCGGCGTGGCGCGGACGAAGAGCGGCGCTGATCAGCGATTTGCACCTTGGGCACGTGCGCAACGGCAGCTTTCTACGGCGTATGGTTGCGAAAATCCTGAAGGAAGAGCCGGACGCGATTTTTATCGCCGGCGATTTATACGACGGCACCGCCATCGACGTGCGGCAAGCGGCGGAACCATTGAAGGAGCTCGCGGCGCCCCAGGGCGTGTATTTCGTCGCAGGAAATCATGAGCAGTTTGGAGACGACAGCAAATATCTGGATGCGGTTGCCGCATCCGGAGTCCGCGTACTCAGCAATGAGAAGGTGGACGTGGACGGCTTGCAAATTATCGGCGTCCCATACCGGAACGCCGTGCAGCACAGCCGGTTTGCCTCAGTGCTCCACGCCATCGGCCTGGACCGCAATCGCCCCAGTATTCTGCTGACTCATGCCCCCGACCATCCCGAGGTCGCAGAAGCTGCCGGTGTGTCTCTGCAGCTATCCGGGCACACGCACCTTGGCCAGTTCATACCCTGGAGCTGGATGGCGCGTCGGATGTACCGGCAGTTCGTATATGGTCTAAGCCGAATCGGGAAGATGCAGGTCTTCACCTCAAGCGGCGCGGGAACATGGGGACCACCGCTGCGGCTCGGATCGAATCCCGAGATCGTCGTGCTGGAGTTCGAGTGA
- a CDS encoding AraC family transcriptional regulator: MDALSEILHSVKLEGAAYLNAEFTAPWGVRSPSACELSAFLRKGQKHLIIFHLLTEGRARTRIENGSENLDLIAGDIVVFPHGDPHIIFNGSPASIVDNSAHLEEVFSQGMSLRHEGGGGESTFFVCGYMECDRELSKIFLGGLPPVFKVNIRNDSAGQWLENSIKFSANEAGVHRAGSDAVLARLSEALFVETMRRYMAELPSQHTGWLAGARDPGVGAALAHLHRAPEYSWTVANLAQQVGVSRSVLAERFRHYLGEPPMTYLARWRLQLGARMLTATSYSVARISGDVGYESEPAFNRAFKREFGAPPARFRMRARSAQRAASV, from the coding sequence ATGGATGCTCTCTCAGAAATCCTGCATTCAGTGAAGCTCGAGGGTGCGGCGTATCTGAATGCCGAGTTCACGGCTCCGTGGGGTGTCCGTTCGCCGTCTGCGTGTGAACTCTCGGCGTTTCTGCGCAAGGGACAAAAGCACCTCATCATTTTTCACCTCCTCACGGAGGGACGAGCTCGTACCAGAATTGAGAACGGCAGCGAAAATCTCGACCTGATTGCCGGGGACATCGTGGTCTTTCCACACGGAGACCCGCACATCATCTTCAACGGCTCACCTGCGAGCATCGTCGACAACTCCGCGCACTTGGAAGAAGTGTTCTCGCAAGGAATGTCTCTCAGACACGAAGGCGGAGGAGGCGAGAGCACATTCTTTGTGTGCGGGTACATGGAGTGCGATCGCGAGCTGAGCAAGATTTTTCTTGGTGGACTGCCGCCAGTGTTCAAAGTGAACATCAGGAACGACTCGGCAGGGCAATGGCTGGAAAACTCCATCAAATTCTCAGCCAACGAAGCGGGCGTACACCGAGCGGGCAGCGACGCGGTACTGGCAAGGCTTTCCGAAGCGCTCTTCGTGGAAACCATGCGACGTTACATGGCGGAGCTGCCTTCGCAACACACTGGCTGGCTCGCAGGGGCGCGTGATCCCGGAGTGGGAGCGGCCTTGGCACATTTGCATCGTGCTCCCGAATATTCCTGGACGGTCGCGAATCTCGCACAGCAGGTAGGAGTATCGCGGTCCGTGCTGGCGGAGCGGTTTAGACATTATTTGGGCGAGCCTCCAATGACTTATCTCGCGCGATGGAGGCTGCAGCTCGGAGCCCGGATGCTGACTGCAACCAGCTACAGCGTGGCACGAATTTCGGGAGACGTAGGCTACGAATCCGAGCCTGCCTTCAATCGCGCCTTCAAGCGCGAGTTCGGAGCTCCTCCAGCCCGCTTTCGAATGCGGGCAAGATCAGCGCAAAGAGCAGCGAGCGTGTAG
- a CDS encoding DUF4199 domain-containing protein translates to MKKTILTFGLISGAISSVMMIATVPLAKHGSGSLVLGYTTIVLSFLLVFFGIRSYRDNKGNGQINFGKAFAVGISITLISCLCYVVTWEILYFNFFPDFADKYAAHVIEKAKASGASDAAVQAKIQDMNKFKEQYKNPLFNVAMTFIEPFPVGLLITLISAAVLRKKPQATQGSLATSS, encoded by the coding sequence ATGAAAAAGACCATCCTGACCTTCGGGCTCATTTCCGGCGCGATTTCCTCAGTAATGATGATCGCCACCGTGCCCTTAGCCAAACACGGCTCCGGCTCCCTTGTGCTCGGCTACACGACGATTGTGCTCTCGTTCTTGCTGGTGTTCTTCGGCATCCGCTCATACCGCGACAACAAAGGCAACGGCCAAATCAACTTCGGAAAGGCCTTCGCGGTCGGCATCTCCATCACGCTGATTTCGTGTTTGTGTTACGTGGTCACCTGGGAGATTCTTTATTTCAACTTCTTTCCCGACTTCGCAGACAAATACGCCGCTCATGTAATCGAAAAGGCCAAGGCCTCAGGCGCGAGCGATGCCGCCGTCCAGGCGAAGATTCAGGATATGAACAAGTTCAAGGAGCAATACAAGAATCCGCTCTTCAACGTCGCAATGACGTTCATCGAACCCTTTCCTGTCGGACTTCTCATCACACTGATCTCCGCTGCGGTTCTTAGGAAAAAACCGCAAGCGACACAGGGGTCCTTGGCCACTTCGTCGTGA
- a CDS encoding acetamidase/formamidase family protein codes for MHRFLAFCLLALSADVYSQSSQTYTLPATPKTVAWGYYDATATPVLHIKSGDTVTFETLITNSPTGLEKAGVLPDQVQQNLRDIYKEITTHGPGGHILNGPVYIDGAERGDTLEIHMQKIDLAIPYAYNGFRFGAGFLTQDFPYARTKIIPLDRQRMIASFAPGIDIPLHPFFGSMGVAPPEAYGRISSAPPGIHGGNMDNKELVTGTTLYLPVHVRGALFEIGDGHAGQGNGEVDITALETSLTGTLQFIVRKDTKVTYPRAETPTHYISMGFDDDLSEATRIAVRQMIDFLVAEKHLSRDDAYMLTSVAGDADITELVDGNKGVHVMMPKNIFSTTRH; via the coding sequence ATGCACCGGTTCCTTGCCTTTTGCCTGCTGGCGTTGTCCGCGGATGTGTACTCGCAGTCCAGCCAAACCTACACGTTGCCGGCGACGCCGAAGACCGTCGCGTGGGGCTATTACGACGCGACTGCAACTCCTGTTCTGCACATCAAATCCGGCGATACAGTTACGTTCGAGACATTGATCACGAATAGTCCGACTGGTCTGGAGAAAGCCGGCGTACTTCCCGATCAAGTGCAGCAGAATCTGCGCGACATCTACAAGGAGATCACGACTCACGGTCCCGGCGGTCACATCCTCAACGGCCCGGTCTACATCGACGGAGCCGAGCGCGGCGATACACTGGAAATCCACATGCAAAAGATCGACCTCGCAATTCCCTACGCATACAACGGCTTCCGCTTCGGCGCAGGATTCCTCACGCAGGACTTCCCTTACGCCCGCACAAAGATCATCCCGCTCGATCGTCAGCGAATGATCGCCAGCTTCGCTCCAGGAATTGATATTCCGCTGCATCCCTTCTTTGGCAGCATGGGGGTGGCTCCTCCCGAAGCCTACGGACGCATCAGCAGCGCGCCGCCCGGCATCCACGGCGGCAACATGGACAACAAGGAACTCGTAACCGGCACCACGCTCTATCTGCCGGTTCACGTGCGAGGAGCGTTGTTCGAGATCGGCGATGGTCACGCTGGACAAGGCAACGGTGAAGTCGATATCACCGCGCTCGAGACTTCCCTAACGGGCACGCTGCAATTCATCGTCCGTAAGGACACGAAGGTCACGTATCCGCGCGCCGAGACGCCCACGCATTACATCAGCATGGGATTCGACGATGACCTAAGCGAGGCCACGCGCATTGCCGTGCGACAGATGATCGACTTTCTTGTAGCTGAGAAACACCTCAGTCGCGACGATGCCTACATGCTCACAAGCGTGGCAGGAGATGCAGACATCACCGAGCTGGTAGACGGAAACAAAGGCGTGCACGTGATGATGCCGAAAAACATCTTCAGCACCACACGGCACTAG
- a CDS encoding class I SAM-dependent methyltransferase, producing the protein MSTAQVPVLDMNKLNAFIGQFVTDLGASVHAGMVVIGEKLGLYKALAARPMTPAELAAATKTDERYVREWLSSQAAGGYVAYDDKNKKFSLSEEQAFTLANEDSPAYLPGAFEMALGSLAAVPRITESFRSGKGMGWHEHVDGVFHGCEKFFRPGYATHLVSEWIPALHDVKKKLEAGARVADVGCGKGASTLLLAKAFPKSQFFGFDYHDKSIEAAREYAKRDGIADRVSFELTKAKEFPGKDYDLVAFFDCLHDMGDPVGASAHVRQSLAKDGTWMIVEPFANDQLKDNLNPVGRVYYGFSTLLCTPSSRSQEVALCLGAQAGEARIREVVTSAGFSRFRRAAETPFNLVYEARP; encoded by the coding sequence ATGAGTACAGCACAGGTTCCCGTTCTTGACATGAACAAATTGAATGCCTTCATCGGTCAATTCGTCACCGATCTGGGCGCCTCGGTTCACGCCGGCATGGTCGTCATTGGCGAAAAGCTTGGACTATACAAAGCACTCGCGGCTCGCCCGATGACGCCAGCCGAGCTTGCCGCCGCGACGAAGACCGATGAACGTTACGTGCGCGAATGGCTTTCTTCACAAGCCGCAGGTGGATACGTCGCTTACGATGACAAGAACAAGAAATTCAGCCTCAGCGAAGAACAAGCGTTCACGCTGGCCAATGAGGACAGCCCGGCGTATTTGCCCGGCGCATTCGAGATGGCTTTAGGCTCGCTCGCCGCTGTTCCACGTATCACCGAGTCGTTCCGTAGTGGGAAGGGAATGGGATGGCACGAGCACGTAGACGGCGTCTTTCACGGATGTGAGAAGTTCTTTCGTCCCGGGTATGCAACACACCTCGTAAGCGAATGGATTCCTGCGCTGCACGATGTCAAGAAGAAACTCGAAGCCGGAGCGCGAGTCGCCGACGTTGGATGCGGAAAAGGTGCTTCGACCTTGCTGTTGGCGAAAGCATTTCCGAAATCTCAATTCTTCGGCTTTGATTATCACGACAAGTCGATTGAAGCTGCCCGCGAGTATGCCAAGCGCGACGGCATTGCGGATCGGGTTAGCTTCGAACTAACCAAGGCAAAGGAATTTCCGGGCAAGGACTACGACCTCGTCGCCTTCTTCGATTGCCTGCACGATATGGGCGACCCCGTCGGAGCGTCTGCGCACGTCCGTCAGTCGCTCGCGAAGGATGGAACGTGGATGATCGTTGAGCCCTTTGCGAATGACCAGTTGAAGGACAATCTGAATCCTGTCGGTCGAGTGTATTACGGGTTTTCAACGCTGCTCTGCACACCTTCCTCACGATCGCAGGAAGTCGCGTTGTGCCTGGGCGCTCAGGCAGGCGAGGCGCGCATTCGGGAGGTTGTTACTTCCGCGGGATTCAGCAGGTTTCGTCGCGCTGCGGAAACTCCGTTCAACCTTGTTTACGAAGCTCGGCCTTAA
- a CDS encoding TetR/AcrR family transcriptional regulator has translation MKPTAVLLAGLELFAKYGYRKTSIDDIASAAQVAKRTVYLHFENKAAVFLAILDYLGEQVRQRCASAERQGGAAVDQLTALLDAYFGMAFEVFSKSEYMPELEETVSKLAKSKVNEMSAEYEKLLAKFFRSLEKTGEIAGPPPGLTAEQMVRVVIRAAEGAKRDPMIQGDRKALQRSFRELATLTIAAVKK, from the coding sequence GTGAAGCCAACTGCCGTCCTGCTGGCAGGGTTGGAGCTGTTCGCAAAGTACGGATACCGCAAGACTTCCATCGACGACATTGCCAGCGCGGCACAGGTGGCTAAACGCACCGTCTATCTTCACTTTGAGAATAAGGCCGCGGTCTTTCTGGCGATCCTCGACTATCTCGGCGAGCAGGTGCGACAGAGATGCGCCTCCGCCGAGCGCCAAGGTGGCGCAGCAGTGGATCAGCTTACCGCATTGCTCGATGCGTACTTTGGAATGGCCTTCGAGGTCTTCAGCAAGTCCGAGTATATGCCCGAACTGGAAGAAACCGTCTCAAAGCTGGCGAAGTCGAAAGTCAACGAGATGAGCGCGGAGTACGAAAAGCTGCTCGCCAAATTTTTTCGATCGCTCGAGAAGACAGGTGAGATTGCAGGACCGCCGCCGGGGCTCACAGCAGAGCAGATGGTCCGCGTCGTGATCCGCGCAGCAGAGGGAGCCAAACGCGACCCAATGATCCAAGGCGACCGAAAAGCCCTCCAACGAAGCTTCCGGGAACTAGCGACGCTAACGATTGCCGCCGTGAAAAAGTGA